The Candidatus Koribacter versatilis Ellin345 genome has a segment encoding these proteins:
- a CDS encoding response regulator — MTEPTSSNTVVSITSGPKPIRVLLLDDSEENLVLRAAILRQKGYEVVTSASIEEAEAKLDQIDIAVLDYHLGHGKFGTEVADSLRRKRPQVPIIILSATLERRFGGVADMHLLKGYSSVDDLVNALRSFEAKRRGKPVVVDARDFFYSRIAMAMGEDVVLEIMDRDGNWQYVNDYAASVLDKKRSWFPGQNLFDTYPQISDEWREIIRQVADTRETYIDRRGIRGASHLPVKSAYWQWNVLVFPIKLSDDRDGVVMTARLIQQKR, encoded by the coding sequence ATGACCGAACCCACGTCGTCCAATACCGTTGTCTCGATCACGTCTGGCCCCAAGCCGATCCGCGTGCTGCTGCTCGACGATAGCGAAGAAAACCTCGTCCTTCGTGCTGCGATACTTCGCCAGAAGGGCTACGAAGTCGTCACCTCGGCCTCGATCGAAGAAGCCGAAGCCAAGCTCGATCAAATCGACATCGCCGTCCTCGACTACCACCTCGGCCATGGCAAGTTCGGCACCGAAGTCGCCGACTCGTTGCGCAGGAAGCGCCCACAAGTTCCGATCATCATCCTCTCCGCCACCCTCGAGCGCCGTTTCGGCGGCGTCGCCGACATGCATCTGCTCAAGGGTTACAGTTCCGTCGACGACCTCGTGAACGCCCTGCGTTCCTTTGAAGCCAAGCGTCGCGGCAAACCCGTGGTTGTGGACGCCCGCGACTTCTTCTATTCGCGCATTGCGATGGCGATGGGTGAAGACGTCGTCCTTGAGATCATGGACCGCGACGGCAATTGGCAATACGTGAACGATTACGCCGCTTCCGTTCTCGACAAGAAACGCTCCTGGTTTCCCGGCCAGAACTTGTTCGACACCTATCCGCAAATCAGTGACGAATGGCGCGAGATCATCCGCCAGGTCGCTGACACCCGCGAGACCTACATCGACCGGCGTGGCATTCGTGGCGCATCGCACCTCCCCGTCAAAAGCGCCTACTGGCAGTGGAACGTGCTGGTCTTCCCGATCAAGCTCAGCGACGACCGCGACGGCGTCGTGATGACCGCAAGGCTCATCCAGCAGAAGAGGTAG
- the lpxD gene encoding UDP-3-O-(3-hydroxymyristoyl)glucosamine N-acyltransferase codes for MKLSEIARRLGCTLDNCPDPDAVEITAVTGIEAAGPTDITFVSNPRYAAAAKTTHAGAIIVSDDFTAGRAPLVRSKNPYLTFAKAIELFYQAPKYAPGIHPTAVISPTAKVGANASIGPYVVIEDNVAIGANCVLRAHVVIYEGVTIGDNFFAHAHAVVREHCRIGNNVILQNGVVIGADGYGFARDTDGWYKIAQSGTTILDDNVEVQANSTVDRASIGETHIYADAKIDNLVMIGHGSSVGEHSLLCSQVGLAGSSHVGKNVILAGQVGVAGHLHIGDGVIAAGQTGVQNDIEPGKRIGGSPSYDHKQWIRSWQIQTRLPEIVKELRNLASKKSE; via the coding sequence ATGAAGCTCTCCGAGATCGCCCGCCGCCTCGGCTGCACCCTCGACAACTGTCCCGACCCTGACGCGGTTGAGATCACCGCCGTCACCGGCATCGAAGCAGCCGGGCCCACAGATATCACCTTCGTCTCGAACCCGCGCTACGCTGCGGCCGCGAAGACAACGCACGCCGGCGCGATCATCGTCTCCGACGACTTCACCGCCGGTCGCGCGCCGCTCGTCCGCAGCAAGAATCCGTACCTCACGTTCGCGAAGGCGATCGAGCTCTTCTACCAAGCGCCAAAGTACGCTCCGGGCATTCACCCCACCGCGGTCATCTCTCCCACGGCGAAGGTGGGCGCGAACGCTTCGATTGGCCCTTACGTGGTGATTGAGGACAACGTTGCCATCGGCGCGAATTGCGTTCTTCGCGCGCACGTCGTCATCTACGAAGGCGTGACTATTGGCGACAATTTCTTCGCGCACGCGCACGCGGTTGTCCGCGAGCACTGCCGCATTGGCAACAACGTCATCCTGCAGAACGGCGTGGTAATTGGCGCCGACGGCTACGGCTTCGCCCGCGACACCGACGGCTGGTACAAGATCGCCCAATCTGGCACTACCATCCTCGACGACAACGTTGAAGTACAAGCCAACTCCACCGTCGACCGGGCCTCAATCGGCGAGACTCACATCTATGCCGACGCCAAGATCGACAACCTCGTAATGATCGGCCACGGCAGCTCCGTCGGCGAACATTCCCTGCTCTGCTCACAGGTTGGACTCGCCGGTTCCAGCCACGTCGGCAAAAACGTAATTCTTGCGGGTCAAGTCGGGGTCGCCGGACATCTACACATTGGTGACGGGGTAATCGCGGCCGGCCAAACCGGTGTGCAGAACGACATCGAGCCCGGCAAACGCATTGGCGGCTCGCCGTCATACGACCACAAGCAGTGGATCCGTTCCTGGCAAATCCAGACGAGATTGCCGGAAATTGTGAAGGAACTGCGAAATCTTGCATCCAAGAAAAGTGAGTAG
- a CDS encoding DUF6982 domain-containing protein — translation MASTHKKVIVRKLDRDSLSGFVGTHFIADGKVELLNTAGNVVMIELRDIKGVYFVRDFSDSEDLTRKTFTTRPRAEGLWVRLKFRDNDVIEGLMPNDLMQVTADGFLINPPDTRSNTQRIFVPRSALTEMSVLGVIGEKVRRKPDATAQEPLFTE, via the coding sequence ATGGCCTCCACGCACAAAAAAGTCATCGTCCGGAAGCTGGATCGCGACAGCCTTAGCGGCTTCGTCGGCACCCACTTCATTGCCGACGGCAAAGTCGAGCTTCTGAACACGGCCGGCAACGTGGTGATGATCGAACTCCGCGACATCAAGGGCGTCTACTTCGTCCGCGACTTCAGCGACTCCGAAGATCTAACCCGCAAAACGTTCACGACCCGTCCGCGCGCCGAGGGCCTTTGGGTCCGCCTCAAATTCCGCGACAACGACGTGATCGAAGGTCTGATGCCCAACGACCTCATGCAGGTCACCGCCGACGGCTTCCTCATAAACCCACCCGACACCCGCTCCAACACCCAGCGCATCTTCGTCCCCCGCTCCGCGCTGACCGAGATGTCCGTCCTCGGCGTAATCGGGGAAAAAGTGCGGCGCAAGCCGGACGCAACCGCGCAAGAACCGCTTTTTACGGAATAG
- a CDS encoding polynucleotide adenylyltransferase, with protein sequence MADYIYAMETRFSPDQQKAVNLITDVARAHDMNIYLTGGALRDLLTGFPIRDIDLTVQGNPFKLQKDLEKAGAAVHGTEEDSKTLHLLLPGNVRVEVSMSRSATYEKPGKPPKVEPATINEDLRRRDFTVNAMALSLNPGSKGLLADPFNGVADIELKVLRILHNYAFYEEPSRLLRAVRFAARFHWPLEERTQARYDAAKENSYIEYINKDAVGYELEQVAREDNPIEIVRAMEKEGWLKVLHPHWTVAKLESPELTQLLKVRQQMLDFGINVDASPAVMYFMTRKLGDKDIADIQKQIPRRDFVHSWKHLDDGAKDLAKRLSGKEANTVSGTWKLLSSASPEALLFLAIIGRNASVQDKIKNFFGKWRQVREKLPFPEMAELLITPQLPDYPKIADEAFLMLLDGKLRSHNDIIKFLKPYAPPPPPPPPPPPAKRGRKGALAAAAKTPVAAAGAPGEPAKRGRKPKAGAPPVATAPPAAPVPPAAVPAKATAPGPVKSAPAKAAPEVKKAPEAKKAPAPEPKKTAKPEPPKKAVKVAPKKPVSKPAPKKAAPAKKVTKAPAKKKK encoded by the coding sequence ATGGCTGATTACATTTACGCAATGGAAACCCGGTTCTCGCCTGATCAGCAGAAGGCTGTGAACCTGATAACCGACGTCGCGCGCGCCCACGACATGAATATTTACCTGACGGGCGGGGCGCTCCGAGACCTCCTCACCGGTTTCCCCATCCGCGATATCGACCTGACGGTCCAGGGAAACCCCTTTAAGTTACAGAAAGATTTAGAGAAAGCTGGCGCTGCGGTGCATGGCACCGAGGAGGACAGCAAGACCCTCCACCTGCTGCTGCCAGGAAATGTCCGCGTGGAAGTCAGTATGTCGCGGTCGGCTACCTACGAGAAGCCAGGCAAGCCGCCCAAGGTTGAGCCTGCCACGATTAACGAAGACCTCCGCCGCCGTGACTTTACCGTCAACGCGATGGCGCTCTCGCTGAACCCGGGGTCGAAGGGCTTGCTCGCCGATCCGTTCAACGGCGTCGCGGACATCGAACTCAAAGTCCTGCGGATCCTCCACAACTACGCGTTCTACGAAGAGCCATCGCGGCTTCTGCGTGCCGTGCGTTTCGCTGCGCGGTTCCACTGGCCGTTGGAAGAGCGGACCCAGGCACGGTACGACGCGGCCAAAGAGAACAGCTACATCGAGTACATCAACAAAGACGCGGTTGGCTATGAGTTGGAGCAGGTCGCGCGCGAGGACAATCCGATTGAGATTGTGCGCGCGATGGAGAAGGAAGGCTGGCTGAAGGTACTGCATCCGCATTGGACAGTGGCCAAGCTGGAGTCTCCGGAACTGACGCAGTTGCTGAAGGTGCGCCAGCAGATGCTGGACTTCGGCATCAACGTGGATGCATCGCCGGCGGTCATGTATTTCATGACCAGGAAACTCGGCGACAAGGACATTGCTGACATCCAGAAGCAGATTCCGCGTCGGGACTTCGTGCACTCGTGGAAGCACCTGGACGATGGCGCCAAAGATTTGGCGAAGCGGTTATCGGGGAAGGAAGCGAACACCGTTTCCGGCACCTGGAAGCTGTTGAGTTCGGCGTCGCCAGAGGCGTTGCTCTTCCTTGCAATTATTGGGCGCAATGCGTCGGTACAAGACAAGATCAAGAACTTCTTCGGCAAGTGGCGCCAGGTACGCGAGAAGCTGCCGTTCCCCGAAATGGCGGAACTGCTGATCACGCCGCAGCTGCCCGACTATCCGAAGATTGCGGATGAAGCGTTCCTGATGCTATTGGACGGCAAACTTCGTTCGCACAATGACATCATCAAGTTCCTGAAGCCGTACGCGCCACCACCGCCACCCCCACCGCCTCCGCCCCCGGCAAAGCGCGGACGCAAGGGGGCATTGGCCGCCGCAGCGAAGACTCCGGTTGCCGCTGCGGGTGCGCCAGGCGAACCGGCCAAACGTGGACGAAAGCCGAAGGCGGGAGCCCCGCCAGTTGCCACAGCGCCACCGGCAGCTCCGGTTCCGCCTGCGGCAGTTCCGGCAAAAGCAACGGCGCCAGGTCCAGTAAAAAGTGCGCCAGCCAAAGCGGCTCCGGAAGTGAAGAAAGCGCCAGAGGCCAAAAAGGCCCCTGCGCCCGAGCCAAAGAAAACGGCCAAGCCCGAACCGCCAAAGAAGGCAGTGAAGGTAGCACCGAAGAAGCCTGTTTCGAAGCCGGCCCCTAAGAAAGCAGCGCCGGCGAAGAAAGTGACGAAGGCTCCAGCGAAGAAAAAGAAGTAA
- a CDS encoding DUF1287 domain-containing protein, with amino-acid sequence MRRWTALLVVAVSMLACAQAPVDRDLLTKKLVAAASARAQVHVRYTGEYVKIDYPNGDVPADTGACTDEIIRIYRAVGIDLQKQVHEDMAKHLADYPMHGRRTDTNIDHRRVPNLMVFYSKFGERLSTARTAEYLPGDIVAWNLDGKHTHIGMVVDQKSLFGRYKVLHNIGEGPQIEDVLFDWKIIGHYRYWGTSQTTQ; translated from the coding sequence TTGAGGCGTTGGACTGCATTGCTCGTGGTCGCGGTCTCGATGCTCGCTTGCGCGCAGGCGCCGGTTGATCGGGATCTGCTCACGAAGAAGCTTGTTGCGGCGGCCTCGGCGCGTGCGCAAGTGCACGTGCGCTACACCGGCGAGTACGTGAAGATTGACTATCCCAACGGAGATGTTCCGGCCGATACCGGCGCTTGTACCGACGAGATCATTCGCATCTATCGCGCAGTCGGAATTGATCTACAAAAACAGGTGCACGAGGACATGGCGAAGCACCTCGCCGACTACCCGATGCACGGCAGACGGACCGACACGAACATCGATCACCGCCGCGTGCCAAACCTGATGGTGTTCTACTCGAAGTTCGGCGAACGTCTGAGTACCGCGCGCACAGCGGAATATCTGCCGGGCGACATTGTGGCGTGGAACCTCGATGGCAAGCACACGCACATTGGGATGGTCGTTGATCAGAAGAGCTTGTTCGGGCGCTACAAAGTCCTGCACAACATCGGTGAAGGGCCGCAGATCGAGGATGTGCTCTTTGACTGGAAGATCATTGGGCACTACCGGTATTGGGGAACGTCGCAGACAACCCAGTGA
- a CDS encoding agmatine deiminase family protein, translating to MKWKNVAPTPGSPAALGYRMPAEWESHYATWIAWPHNRSDWPGKFEPIEWVMAEIVRHLAHDERVNILVNHEAGEERARKFLTRAQVIAEGSDGSIQFHHYPTNRIWTRDYGPIFVKAGKKLAAMDWRFNSWAKYNDWRRDDAIPQQILTELNVENWQPTTEVNGKAKRVVLEGGSIDVNGAGAILTTEECLLSDVQARNPDLSRNELEQVFADYLGCTKTLWLNKGIAGDDTHGHVDDLARFVDKHTIVVACENHRDDENHAPLLENYKRLQHMTDQDGRPLKIAKLPMPDPVWFEGRRLPASYANFYIANKRVLVPVFNSVNDLPALTTIQQLFPSRRVVPIYCGDFIWGLGAIHCMTQQQPA from the coding sequence ATGAAATGGAAGAATGTCGCGCCCACCCCCGGTTCTCCTGCCGCTCTCGGTTACCGCATGCCTGCCGAGTGGGAGTCCCATTACGCGACGTGGATCGCCTGGCCGCACAACCGCAGCGACTGGCCGGGGAAATTCGAACCCATCGAGTGGGTGATGGCCGAGATCGTCCGCCACCTCGCACACGACGAGCGCGTGAACATCCTCGTCAACCACGAAGCCGGCGAGGAGCGTGCCCGCAAGTTCCTCACCCGCGCGCAGGTTATCGCTGAAGGCTCCGACGGCAGCATCCAATTCCATCACTACCCCACCAATCGCATCTGGACCCGCGACTATGGCCCAATCTTCGTGAAAGCCGGCAAGAAACTCGCCGCCATGGATTGGCGTTTCAACTCCTGGGCGAAATACAACGACTGGCGGCGCGATGACGCTATCCCGCAGCAGATCCTCACCGAATTGAATGTAGAGAACTGGCAGCCGACGACCGAAGTCAACGGCAAGGCCAAGCGCGTCGTCCTCGAAGGCGGCAGTATCGACGTCAACGGCGCCGGCGCCATTCTCACCACTGAAGAATGCCTGCTGAGTGATGTTCAGGCGCGCAATCCGGATCTCTCGCGCAATGAACTCGAACAGGTATTCGCCGATTATCTCGGCTGCACCAAAACTCTATGGCTCAACAAGGGCATTGCCGGCGACGACACCCACGGCCACGTGGACGACCTCGCCCGCTTCGTGGATAAGCACACCATCGTCGTTGCCTGCGAGAACCACCGCGACGACGAGAACCATGCGCCGCTGCTGGAAAACTACAAGCGCCTGCAACACATGACCGACCAGGATGGTCGCCCGTTAAAGATTGCCAAACTGCCAATGCCGGATCCGGTTTGGTTCGAAGGGCGACGTCTCCCGGCCAGCTACGCAAACTTCTACATCGCCAACAAACGCGTGCTGGTACCGGTGTTTAATTCGGTCAATGATCTTCCCGCGCTAACCACGATTCAGCAGTTGTTCCCCTCACGCCGCGTTGTTCCGATCTATTGCGGCGATTTCATCTGGGGTCTCGGCGCCATCCACTGCATGACGCAGCAGCAGCCGGCATAG
- a CDS encoding carbon-nitrogen hydrolase, giving the protein MPAEKFTIGLIQMSCGPVPEENMAKALDRVRDAAKQGATVICLPELFQTQYFCQREDTALFELAESIPGPATKKMGDLARELGVVVVASLFERRAPGLYHNTAAILDEAGALKGIYRKMHIPDDPLYYEKYYFTPGDLGFKTFETKFGPIGTLVCWDQWYPEGARLTALQGAQVLFYPTAIGWHPAEKAEFGESQHDAWRTIQRSHAIANGVYVGVVNRVGKEYGDIRGNRAEGAGLEFWGGSFIADPFGQVIAEASHDKEEILLADIDVKRMEDVRRNWPFLRDRRIDSYGKITHRFDDENR; this is encoded by the coding sequence GTGCCTGCTGAGAAGTTCACCATCGGTTTGATCCAGATGTCCTGCGGCCCCGTGCCCGAAGAAAATATGGCCAAAGCCCTCGACCGCGTACGCGACGCCGCGAAGCAGGGCGCGACCGTCATCTGTCTGCCCGAACTTTTCCAGACGCAATATTTCTGTCAGCGCGAAGACACCGCGCTCTTCGAACTCGCCGAATCCATCCCCGGCCCGGCGACGAAGAAAATGGGCGATCTCGCGCGCGAACTCGGCGTTGTCGTCGTCGCTTCCCTCTTCGAGCGTCGCGCCCCCGGTCTATACCACAACACCGCCGCCATTCTCGACGAGGCCGGCGCGCTCAAAGGCATCTACCGAAAGATGCACATCCCCGACGATCCGCTCTATTACGAGAAGTATTACTTCACGCCGGGCGATCTTGGGTTCAAGACTTTTGAAACCAAGTTCGGACCCATCGGCACGCTCGTCTGTTGGGACCAGTGGTATCCGGAAGGCGCGCGCCTCACCGCGCTCCAGGGCGCGCAGGTGCTCTTCTATCCCACGGCGATTGGCTGGCACCCGGCGGAGAAAGCCGAGTTCGGCGAGTCGCAGCACGATGCCTGGCGTACCATCCAGCGCTCGCATGCAATCGCCAACGGCGTGTATGTTGGCGTGGTCAATCGCGTCGGCAAAGAATATGGCGACATACGGGGCAATCGCGCTGAGGGTGCGGGCCTCGAATTCTGGGGCGGGTCGTTCATCGCCGATCCGTTCGGCCAGGTCATAGCCGAGGCCTCGCACGATAAAGAAGAAATCCTCCTCGCCGACATCGACGTCAAGCGCATGGAAGATGTCCGCCGCAACTGGCCATTCTTGCGCGACCGCCGCATCGACTCCTACGGCAAAATTACCCATCGCTTCGACGACGAGAACCGCTAA
- a CDS encoding deoxyhypusine synthase family protein has protein sequence MSEHNHHDEGAGIERELHDPISDKLVALEPLDLSKIHTVDDMVRAMAKTAFTGRQLGLAADVLEAMARDKEAFVVMTLAGAMTVAKQGLIVADLVDAGIVKTIVSTGALMAHGLVEAAGKSHFVYDEKMNDVELYEAGYNRVYDTLEPETNLNFVEGIVAKILEKWDADEVMCSYKLNREIGRYLHEHVAGRGILKSAFEKNVPVFVPAFTDSEMGLDVALHNRKRIKEGRKTIDFNPFLDLEYFAENLLKQVRLGIFTIGGGVPRNWSQQFGPFIELRHRRGGEDLPLKRYHYGLRICPEPVHWGGLSGSPYSEAISWGKFVPPAEGGKFGEVFVDATVGLPMIVGAVLERLKKNK, from the coding sequence GTGTCTGAGCATAACCATCACGATGAAGGCGCTGGTATCGAGCGCGAACTGCACGATCCGATTTCCGACAAGCTGGTTGCACTTGAGCCGCTCGACCTTTCGAAGATCCACACTGTCGACGACATGGTGCGCGCGATGGCGAAGACGGCGTTTACGGGACGCCAACTTGGTCTCGCCGCCGATGTACTCGAGGCGATGGCGCGCGACAAAGAGGCGTTTGTCGTGATGACGCTGGCCGGCGCGATGACCGTGGCGAAGCAGGGATTGATCGTCGCCGACCTGGTGGATGCGGGGATCGTGAAGACGATCGTTTCTACCGGCGCGCTGATGGCGCACGGCCTGGTGGAAGCTGCGGGCAAGTCGCACTTCGTGTACGACGAGAAGATGAACGACGTCGAGCTTTACGAAGCTGGGTACAACCGCGTGTACGACACGCTGGAGCCGGAGACGAACTTGAACTTCGTCGAAGGTATCGTCGCGAAGATTCTCGAGAAGTGGGACGCCGACGAGGTGATGTGTTCGTACAAACTGAACCGCGAGATCGGGCGCTACCTGCACGAGCACGTGGCAGGGCGCGGGATCCTGAAGTCGGCGTTCGAGAAGAATGTGCCAGTGTTCGTGCCTGCGTTTACGGACTCAGAGATGGGATTGGACGTTGCTCTGCACAACCGCAAGCGCATTAAAGAAGGGCGGAAGACGATCGACTTCAACCCGTTCCTCGATCTCGAATACTTCGCTGAGAACCTATTGAAGCAGGTGCGGCTGGGAATTTTCACCATCGGCGGCGGCGTGCCGCGTAATTGGTCGCAGCAGTTCGGGCCGTTCATCGAGCTGCGGCATCGTCGCGGTGGGGAAGACCTGCCGTTGAAGCGCTACCACTACGGACTCCGCATTTGTCCAGAGCCGGTGCACTGGGGCGGTTTGTCGGGCTCGCCATACAGCGAGGCGATTTCGTGGGGCAAGTTCGTGCCTCCAGCGGAGGGTGGCAAGTTCGGCGAAGTGTTCGTGGATGCCACCGTAGGGCTGCCGATGATTGTGGGCGCGGTGCTGGAGAGGCTGAAAAAGAACAAGTAG
- a CDS encoding CPBP family intramembrane glutamic endopeptidase, which produces MSTSTFGFTSQPAEASQTEAPGAAAHSKVRWLELGLVLLVTILPSIVSSVFTLHVGKPIEGVSSARYVLGWLHQAGGLCLLGYVLHRSGRGFQSIGLHFAVRGVGVGLLVLLWAYLLNVVVRISISPVIKSLAGIGFAHRDMSGLFTIASPGILVIYLLVNAWYEELIARAYFMTELTALTGSAWLAVVLSTIVQASYHLYQGWYNAFSVGLIFFAYSLYYAKTRNIFPVIVAHTLQDLVAGLIYWHRLHR; this is translated from the coding sequence ATGTCGACCTCGACGTTTGGGTTTACATCCCAACCCGCAGAAGCCAGTCAGACCGAGGCACCAGGGGCCGCCGCTCATTCCAAGGTGCGTTGGCTTGAACTTGGCCTCGTACTGCTCGTTACCATTTTGCCATCCATCGTTAGCAGCGTATTCACTCTGCACGTGGGCAAGCCGATAGAGGGAGTTTCAAGCGCTCGCTATGTGTTGGGGTGGCTACATCAGGCAGGTGGGTTATGTCTGCTCGGCTATGTTCTGCACCGTAGCGGCCGGGGGTTTCAGTCGATCGGATTGCACTTTGCGGTTCGCGGTGTTGGAGTTGGCCTGCTCGTCTTACTCTGGGCCTATCTGCTGAATGTTGTTGTCCGCATCTCGATAAGTCCCGTCATTAAGTCTTTGGCAGGCATAGGCTTCGCGCATCGCGACATGAGCGGGCTCTTTACCATCGCAAGCCCGGGGATTTTGGTGATTTATTTGCTCGTGAATGCCTGGTATGAAGAGCTAATCGCGCGGGCTTACTTCATGACAGAACTTACTGCCCTTACCGGCTCTGCGTGGCTGGCCGTAGTGCTGAGCACGATCGTGCAGGCAAGCTACCATCTGTATCAAGGTTGGTACAACGCTTTCAGTGTGGGACTGATCTTCTTTGCCTATTCTCTTTACTATGCCAAAACGCGGAACATCTTCCCGGTAATTGTCGCTCATACTTTGCAGGACCTGGTCGCAGGCCTGATCTACTGGCATCGGCTACATCGGTAA
- a CDS encoding pyruvoyl-dependent arginine decarboxylase → MGKDMVPKRIFLTKGVGKHKERLTSFELALRDAGIAAQNLVRVSSIFPPNCKLISRKEGLKYLSPGEVVFAVVAENSTREPHRLVASSIGLAQPADHSTYGYLSEHHSFGETDDIAGDYAEELAAEMLATTLDVEFDPDKSWDEKKEVYRLSNKIVRTMNTTQSAVGDKKALWTTTIAAAILIFE, encoded by the coding sequence TTGGGCAAAGACATGGTTCCCAAACGGATTTTCCTCACCAAGGGTGTAGGGAAACATAAGGAGCGGCTCACCAGCTTTGAGCTCGCATTGCGTGACGCCGGCATCGCGGCGCAAAACCTCGTTCGGGTATCGTCGATCTTTCCGCCCAACTGCAAATTGATCTCGCGCAAGGAAGGCCTGAAGTATCTCAGCCCCGGCGAGGTCGTTTTTGCCGTTGTGGCCGAGAACTCCACTCGCGAGCCGCACCGCCTTGTCGCTTCGAGCATCGGCCTGGCGCAACCGGCAGATCACAGCACCTACGGCTATCTCAGCGAACACCACTCTTTTGGCGAAACCGACGACATCGCCGGCGACTACGCTGAGGAACTTGCCGCCGAAATGCTCGCCACCACGCTGGATGTCGAGTTCGACCCCGACAAGAGCTGGGACGAGAAGAAGGAAGTCTATCGTCTCTCGAACAAGATCGTGCGCACCATGAACACCACGCAATCGGCGGTTGGCGACAAGAAGGCCTTGTGGACCACCACGATCGCAGCTGCGATTCTGATTTTCGAATAG
- a CDS encoding LysR family transcriptional regulator: MTRGIIPTSMDFDQLETFLAVARLSSFSRAAEQRFRTQPAISAQIRAMEEEVGAKLLDRSGGRVSVTAAGKHFLKYVEEALEARKNVLSALKEMDEVPRGEVVVAANEATCLHVLPEVFAQYKKQYPRVGVNIRRSEHAKILDAVNFNAVDFGVVSLPVSDKRLSVVPIHREELVIMTPPGHPLSKRKSALIADAAQYPLLLPKLGRTRDSLESVFEERHLEVNVSMELDSVELMKRFVAANLGIGFIAKSNIVEDVKAGVLCEIAIADAHIRRELALVYRKDKVLSRAAQAFIDIAVKLKSPAFERAK, from the coding sequence GTGACTCGCGGTATCATTCCCACGTCCATGGATTTCGACCAGCTCGAGACATTTCTGGCCGTTGCGCGATTAAGCAGCTTCTCGCGTGCGGCTGAACAACGTTTCCGCACCCAGCCAGCCATTTCGGCGCAGATCCGCGCCATGGAAGAAGAAGTCGGCGCCAAGTTGCTCGACCGTTCGGGCGGCCGTGTCTCCGTGACCGCCGCTGGCAAGCACTTCCTCAAGTATGTCGAAGAAGCGCTCGAGGCCCGCAAGAACGTTCTCTCCGCGCTGAAAGAGATGGACGAAGTGCCACGCGGCGAAGTCGTGGTGGCCGCCAATGAAGCGACTTGCCTGCATGTCCTCCCGGAAGTTTTCGCGCAATACAAGAAGCAATACCCGCGCGTAGGCGTCAATATTCGCCGTTCCGAGCATGCCAAGATCCTCGATGCGGTGAACTTCAACGCCGTCGATTTTGGCGTCGTTTCGCTGCCTGTTTCCGATAAGCGACTCTCCGTAGTGCCCATTCACCGCGAAGAGTTGGTCATTATGACGCCGCCCGGCCATCCGCTCTCGAAGCGCAAATCCGCACTCATCGCCGACGCAGCGCAATATCCCCTGCTCCTCCCCAAACTCGGCCGCACCCGCGACAGCCTGGAGAGCGTCTTCGAAGAACGCCATCTTGAAGTCAACGTCTCTATGGAACTCGACTCCGTCGAACTGATGAAGCGCTTCGTCGCAGCGAACCTCGGTATTGGTTTTATTGCGAAGTCGAACATCGTGGAGGACGTGAAGGCCGGCGTGCTCTGCGAAATCGCCATCGCCGACGCCCACATCCGTCGCGAACTGGCGCTCGTCTACCGCAAAGACAAAGTCCTGAGCCGTGCTGCGCAGGCCTTCATCGATATCGCAGTCAAGCTGAAATCTCCCGCTTTCGAGCGTGCGAAGTAG